The following are encoded together in the Campylobacter devanensis genome:
- a CDS encoding flagellar hook-length control protein FliK, producing MQGLNEALLSSSNSTQVQSKPVKTEQNEGNDSFYKMIENSVKEYEDSKASQNSQENNQSKSQEQSTNQTTQGSSTNSSDKTAQNSNQTNSAKTDSSQSDKMVQNSTSNSAQSSQNTDEIMLENADFITLLSLLEASDGSTKTGANLLSSSLNKFLATEQNIKELKGAKNLQELLNLSEKFGLGLSKIKISKDGLEALKNEFKNLNAKGFFNQITALNQAIDLNVITKKDIEKALQKTQKDDKSVLSKLMQGQSVELSDDINSVKKLHPEAKIDTQKITQKLAQTAEQKLNQPFELNKEIKDTKTTTTTTPNATKSQSISSIDDYLANIMQRAMKESSEQSAKAAMAATTDLASSSVETSLSEQTTQGIEPTSQTNSQVKDIVNSAKLNAKELNLRQVFDNFTTQLQEKISEYKPPITRFHLTLNPGNLGEVEITLINRGSNLHINFNSNNQTMQLFMQNQAEFRTSLVNMGFSELSMSFNDNANKEQSQGQNKKAKFVSEDSELTEIAQNEESVLEVILPKYF from the coding sequence ATGCAAGGTTTAAACGAAGCGCTATTAAGCTCAAGTAATTCCACTCAAGTCCAAAGCAAACCTGTTAAAACTGAACAAAATGAAGGCAATGATAGCTTTTATAAAATGATTGAAAATAGCGTAAAAGAGTATGAAGATTCTAAAGCTTCACAAAACTCTCAAGAAAATAATCAATCAAAATCGCAAGAACAAAGCACCAATCAAACCACACAAGGCTCTAGTACAAACTCTAGCGATAAAACTGCTCAAAACTCTAATCAAACAAATAGCGCTAAAACCGATAGCTCACAAAGCGATAAAATGGTTCAAAATAGCACTTCAAATTCAGCCCAAAGTAGTCAAAATACAGATGAGATTATGCTAGAAAATGCTGATTTTATAACGCTTTTAAGCCTTTTAGAAGCTAGTGATGGTAGCACTAAAACAGGCGCTAATCTGCTAAGTTCAAGCTTAAATAAATTCTTAGCTACTGAACAAAATATCAAAGAGCTAAAAGGGGCTAAAAATCTGCAAGAATTGCTAAATTTAAGTGAAAAATTTGGCCTAGGTCTAAGCAAAATAAAAATCTCAAAAGATGGTCTTGAAGCACTAAAAAATGAGTTTAAAAACCTAAATGCTAAAGGGTTTTTTAATCAAATTACAGCACTAAATCAAGCTATTGATTTAAATGTAATTACTAAAAAAGATATAGAAAAGGCACTTCAAAAAACACAAAAAGATGATAAAAGTGTCTTAAGCAAACTAATGCAAGGTCAAAGTGTAGAACTAAGCGATGATATAAATTCAGTCAAAAAGCTACATCCAGAAGCTAAAATCGATACTCAAAAAATCACCCAAAAGCTTGCTCAAACTGCTGAGCAAAAGCTAAATCAACCTTTTGAGCTAAATAAAGAGATTAAAGATACTAAAACTACTACAACAACTACACCAAATGCTACAAAATCTCAAAGCATATCTAGCATTGATGATTATTTAGCAAATATTATGCAACGAGCAATGAAAGAAAGTAGCGAACAAAGTGCCAAAGCGGCTATGGCAGCTACTACTGATTTAGCTAGTAGCAGTGTAGAGACAAGTTTAAGTGAACAAACCACTCAGGGCATAGAGCCAACTAGCCAAACAAATTCTCAGGTAAAAGATATTGTAAATAGTGCTAAATTAAATGCTAAAGAGTTAAATTTAAGACAGGTTTTTGATAATTTTACAACTCAGCTTCAAGAAAAAATTAGCGAATACAAGCCGCCAATTACAAGATTTCACCTAACGCTAAATCCAGGAAATTTAGGCGAAGTCGAGATTACTCTAATTAATCGTGGCTCAAATTTGCATATAAATTTTAACTCCAACAATCAAACTATGCAGCTATTTATGCAAAACCAGGCTGAATTTAGAACCAGCCTTGTAAATATGGGTTTTAGTGAGTTATCAATGAGCTTTAATGATAATGCTAATAAAGAACAAAGCCAAGGTCAAAATAAAAAGGCAAAATTTGTTAGTGAAGATAGCGAGCTAACAGAAATAGCTCAAAATGAAGAGAGTGTTTTAGAAGTAATACTACCAAAGTATTTCTAA
- a CDS encoding flagellar basal body rod modification protein: MATSINQTPQFTTDIWAANEAAQKASNVTGGVNPNSQLDKDAFLKLLLVELQHQDPTEPMDSAKMLEQTSQLATVEMQEKTNQVMSQLSAQMQASASLNAMSALGKMANLANSVAKDTPSSQVDFSLFFPVDAVSGTIEIYDSVGNVVRNVSISDIKSGVNQFRWDGLSNSGEPTLPGEYLVKAKYIDANGGNRETVLGQYPVEAVKFEKGVAYIKVAGEFVAMDQVREFTESIVHNTVNSNQTNSSNKEEESEDEDLSDKPQDAKDKLAKDESQKDEVVKS; this comes from the coding sequence ATGGCAACATCTATTAATCAAACACCGCAATTTACCACTGATATCTGGGCTGCGAATGAGGCTGCACAAAAGGCTAGCAATGTAACAGGTGGAGTAAATCCAAATTCGCAATTAGATAAAGATGCTTTCTTGAAGCTTTTATTAGTTGAGTTGCAACACCAAGACCCAACCGAGCCGATGGATAGCGCAAAAATGCTAGAACAAACCAGTCAGCTAGCTACAGTTGAAATGCAAGAAAAAACCAACCAAGTTATGAGCCAATTAAGCGCGCAGATGCAAGCAAGTGCTTCACTAAATGCTATGAGTGCATTAGGCAAGATGGCAAATCTAGCTAACTCAGTAGCCAAAGATACGCCATCATCTCAGGTTGATTTTAGTCTATTCTTCCCAGTTGATGCAGTTAGCGGAACAATTGAGATATATGACTCAGTAGGTAATGTCGTTCGTAATGTCAGCATAAGTGATATTAAATCTGGTGTAAATCAATTTAGATGGGATGGTTTAAGCAATAGCGGAGAACCAACACTTCCAGGTGAATATTTAGTAAAAGCTAAATATATAGATGCTAATGGCGGCAATAGAGAGACTGTTTTAGGTCAGTATCCAGTCGAAGCTGTTAAATTTGAAAAAGGCGTAGCATATATCAAAGTTGCTGGTGAGTTTGTAGCGATGGATCAAGTTAGAGAATTTACTGAATCAATTGTACATAATACAGTAAATTCAAATCAAACTAATTCAAGCAATAAAGAAGAAGAATCAGAAGATGAAGATCTAAGTGATAAACCACAAGATGCTAAAGATAAATTAGCTAAAGATGAGAGTCAAAAAGATGAGGTAGTTAAGTCATGA